The genomic stretch TTTCTCATCTTCGTGCACTGGAGGCTTAAGACGCTGAGATTTGGAAGAGATGAAACTAGGGTTGAAGCGAATAGTCTAGTACACTCACCCTGAATGATCTTTAGTTCCCTGAAATTCTTGCAGTTTTTAGAAATCTCCTCCATGAGGTATTGAGGATCTTCTAGGGCAGGAATCGTGAGCGATTCAAAGTCTTTTCAGCAGCCGAGGGCCTTGCACATTCCGGTCTTGGTTATTCTGTTCCAATCTGGCAAAACCAATCGTCTCAGCTTAGGGCATCTTTCAGCTTCATAAATTAAGAGATGGTCGGGGACATATAAATTGCGATTAAACAATAAGCTCGTTATGTTTCCCATACTGAAACCCAATGAAACCTTCAAAACATGACTCAGTGCCAAATCAGACTTGCTTGTAACATAAACATAGGGTTTATATTGGCTTGGGATGAAATCTATTTTCATCCTTAACAAATCAAGTGTAGTAAAAACTCGAGAGGAGTAGTCAAGAATAACCGAACGCCATGTGCTACAAACGGCACTGCAACGAACATAAACAATGGCTGAAGTTAAATCTGAGATTCTGCCGAGACGCTTAAAAATCTCACTCAATATGTCAGGTTCCATGTCTCCCCATCTTCGAAAATCAACATCTTCCATTGCtgtttctcttttcctttttctggcCACCACCTCCATTgtaatttcattgtttcttatgtTTAAGCAATCAGAGAGGCTTCGGG from Pyrus communis chromosome 7, drPyrComm1.1, whole genome shotgun sequence encodes the following:
- the LOC137739333 gene encoding F-box/LRR-repeat protein At3g48880-like → MEVVARKRKRETAMEDVDFRRWGDMEPDILSEIFKRLGRISDLTSAIVYVRCSAVCSTWRSVILDYSSRVFTTLDLLRMKIDFIPSQYKPYVYVTSKSDLALSHVLKVSLGFSMGNITSLLFNRNLYVPDHLLIYEAERCPKLRRLVLPDWNRITKTGMCKALGC